In the genome of Campylobacter avium LMG 24591, the window CAAAATCCGTCATAGCTTGCTGCACTCACCCTGTTTTAAGCGGCCCTGCTTATGATAGAATTTCTAGCGATTTTTTAGATGAGCTAGTAGTAACTGACACCATACCTTTAAAACAAAAAATGCCTAAAATAAAAGTTTTAAGCGTGGCGCCTATATTTGGAGAGGTTATAAGAAGAGTATATCACAATGAAAGCGTGAATTCTTTATTTGTGTAATTAGCACTATTGTTGTAGTGCTAATTTGCTTTTAAGCTCCTCGCTTAGGATTATCTTTTTTCCATGCTTATCAAGACTTACGAATGTGGCTTTTGCGCTTACTAGGTCTTTGATTTCACAAAAACCATCATCGCTAAGCCTCTTAACATCCACACGCAAAGCTATGTCCATGGAACTTTTGCCTACCTTTACTATATCAGCATAACACAAAACATAATCGCCCACTAAAATAGGCTTTTTAAAATGTATCTCATCCATGGCTATGGTAACGCTTCTGTTTTGAGTAAATTCTTTCACAGCAACGCCGGCGGCTAGGTCTAAGTTGCTTCATTATCCAACCGGCACTGATATTGCTTTCATTGTTTCTTTTATCGCTTGGCATAGCTATTGTTTTAATTCTTGCTTCTTGCATATAAGCTCCTTAAAAACCGTGCAGACGCTTAAGTTCTTCGTCTATTGGTTTTTTCTTGCCGTCTCTTGTTACGCTTACAAAGGTTAAAGTAGCAGATGTTACAGGAACACACATTGTAAAACCCTCTTGATTTACCCTATCAGCGATAACCTCAACATCAACAGTAATTGAAGTATTGCCAACCTTTACAACCTTTGCGTAACAAGAAAGTATGTCGCCAACGTAAACAGGTTGTTTGAATATAACCTTATCCATAGATATAGTAACGGTTCGTTCAGGTGCTAACTCTCTTGCTGCAACAGAACCAGCCAAATCAATTTGAGACATAATCCAGCCGCCAAAAATATTTCCAGCAGGATTTGTATCGCTTGGCATAGCTACAATTTTTAATTTGGGCTCACCCATATCCTTTATAGATGATTTCATAGCTAACTCAGCAGCCATTTTAACTCCTTGTTTTGAAAATTTTATTATAATCAATTTTCAAAAACTACAAGGACAAAAGCTATGAATAATTTTAAAAAAGTGGTAAAACTTACTCACAAAATGCAAAATCAAATGAATTTGGCTTTCGAAAATTTAGATAAAAACCTAAACAAACAAGGCAAAAACATACTAAAACTAAGCAAAGAAAAAGAAAGCAAAGAAAGCAAACTAGCTGTGCTTAAAAGAATGCTAAGTCTAAATGAAAGCGCCTTGGATGAAATTTTAAAGAAAAATTATAAGCAAGAAAAAATTTACAAAATAAAGAGCAAAATTTACAAAGAAGTGGCCTCTTTTCACATGAAAAAACACAAAATGCTTATAAAGGAAATCAAAAAACAAAAACTCCTTGATGATTTTTACACATCCTTGCTTGAAAACACTCACAAAATAGGGCTAATTATCAACAAAATAGCGTATAAATGGGGTAAAAAATTACATAAAAATCACAGTTTCTTAGAAAATAAATTTAAAAACCTTGATGAGAGCTTAGAATTTTTAAAAGAAAATAAATTTTACAATACCTACGCTGATGGCAAAATCTGCGAGCGTTCTTATTCCATACTAGATATAAAGGATGAAAATATTAGCTTTATACCTTATAGCATAGCTTTTAAAAAGGAGATGAAAGAGCTTGAACAAGCCTTTGATAATCTTTTAACAAAACTAAAAATAAGGTCTAAAAACAAGGAACATAAGAATTATATAAGCTATCTTACAAAACTAAAAAAGGCATTTTTGCAAAAAGATGATAAAAAGCTAGTAAGCTCTTGGCAAAATGCCGAACTTGCTTGGCTAAAGCTAAAAAGCCCCTTACAAATAGCACATCCTTTGGAATACTACGAAGATATTTACACAAAATCTGTTGCCTTTGAATTTGATGTAAGGATTAATGATGAGTATGATATAAATTCTAAAGATTACTCAAACTACTACGAAAACTCGCTTTTAAAGATATTTTCTAAGTTAAATTTTAAAGATGAGAAGCTACTAAAAACTTGCGTGGCTAACATAAACAAAACAAATCTTTATATCTGCACCCCTATGCTTTACTATGGTTGCGAGCTTAACGGACTTTTTTCAGCCCAAGTTGTGCCAAATGATGAAATGGTAAGCAAAAAACTTGGCAAAAAAATCTTTGCTTTCGTGAATTTCGTACATGAAAATAGCAAGAAAGCTCCATTTATGCAAATTTCCAGTGAAGTCTTTGATAAGGACTTTTTGGACTTTTCACGCAAAATTTTATTTCAAGATAAGGAAAAATGGAAAAAAGTTTATGAGATACTAACTATAGGACATGAATTTGGACATATCTTTTTCATAGATGAGGATAGCGAACTTAAGATGAATGAAAGTGCTGTCTTTAAAAACATAGAAGAATTTAAGGCCACCTCATCGGCACTTATGTGCTTTTTCTTGGATGAAAAGCAGGATTTAAAACTAGCTGTCTTAAATGATTTTATAAAAAGAGCCGTATCTTTAATAGCTTATCAAGAAATCGAAGATATAAAGCCCTACTACACCGAAGCCTTAATAAGCCTGCATATACTTTTTAAAGCAAAGGTTCTTAGCTTTGATACAAAATTACACATAGATTTTAGCTTGGCTGCTTATGAAAATTTCAAGGCACAGTTTATAAAAGTCTATGAAAAGCTAGCAAAACACTACATCGACAAAAAAGACGCGAAAAACTTTTTGTATGAATTTTGCACTTTAGAAAACAAAATTTTTCTGCCTAAAGATAAGGAGTGCAGGAATTTTGTCTTGTATTATTATGATTTGCACAAAAAATTAGCAAACAAAATAGATGAAAGCGTGAGCGCCAAGGACTACTTGAGTTCGTAGCCCTCTTTAAAGATTAGATAACTAAGTGCTTTAGCTATCTTTAAACGCTCGAAAAGTTCTTTTGCCAAGCTGATATCATCTTCTTTGCCTTGATTTTTCTCATCAAAGTATTGTAATTTATCAGCATAATATATAAAATCATCATTTGCCACAGCCAAATACCCCAAAGCCTCTTTAGAAAGTATCTTAGTCTGCTTTGTGCTTACAAGAGGGCTTCCAAAGGATACATATTTGTATTTATTTGGCGCTACTAAATTCACTATGCTAGGAAGTATATCAATGTGAGAGCCCGTTTTGCTCAAGCTTTTAATATCTAAGGCTGGGCTGTAAATTATCAAAGGAATGCTGTTGCTGTCTTTGAATTTAGGATTTGCAAAAGGATATTTCATATCATAATGATCCCCTGTTACTACAAAAAGCGAATTTGGGAATTTAGCAGAGGCTTCTTTTATAAAAGAACTTATTTGTATATCTTGATAAATTATGTGCGATAGTATCTTTCTTAGCATGGTTTTATCTGAAATTTTATGAGAATTTTTACTGATAAACTCATCTATTTTTTCAAAAGATATATTAAAATCCTGAAGCGGCACATCATAGGGCGGATGATAAGAGGTCGTAAGTATCATGTTAAAGCTTTTTTCATCTTCTTTTGTATTTGCTAACAAAAATTTATACAAATACTCATCATAAGCACCCCAAGCGTTAAAATACGGCTCTTTGAGCTTATTTTTCTTGGCAAAATCTATGATATGAGTGTTGTAAAAGATTTTTTCAAAACCCTGCGAAGCTGTGTAAACATCAATCTTTTGCCAGGTTCCAGAACCACCATAATAAAAATTACTCTTATACCCTAAGTCTTTAAGGATATAAGCAGGAGCACTCTTAAATACAGGGCTTTTACCCACTGATAAGCTTAGCGGAATTTCAAAGTTAAACAAACCGCTAATTTGCACATCAAGGCTTCTAATGGTTCCTGTGGCATTGTGCAAAATATCGCTTTTGTAGGCCTTGTATTCTTGTATAAATTTTTTCATATTATCACTTAGGCCAAGCTCTTTAAATTCATCATTAAAATGCCAGGCAGAATAAGACTCAGCTATGACGTAAAATATATGTTTTATCTCTTTAAATTCAGGGTTTTCAACCTCTTTGCTTAAAAGAGTGGCCAAATTTATGCCGCTTTGCTTGCTGTAATTTGTATCAAAAAAGAAATTCACAGACTCAAGCACAGTTTTATCGGTATAATCAGAAAAATCGGAATTAAAAATCTTTTTGTAAGATTTTATAACATAAGCAAGGTCTCTAAAAGAACCAAAGGTGCATTTTCTTAAAAAATCATTCTCAACAGGTATTAACTCCTTGCCCAAAGAAATTCCCTTAAGCCCTATTTGTCCATTGATAGCAAACAAACAAGCTAAGAAAAACACGGCAAAAACTATGGAATTTTTAGCTGTCTTTTTGCTTTCGTAATTTTTAACCTTAGAGATTAAAGAAAAAATCTTTGAAAAAACAAAATAAAACACCGTGCTAAGCAAGAGCCAAATTATCACCTTATAAGTGAAGTTAAAACCACCATTTAAAGCCGTTTCAAACATAGCCTGCTTATCATCAAAGATAAGCCCAAGCAAGGTAGCATTAAACACATCTTGATAAATTTCATAAAAGGCTATGTTTGCAAATTCTACAAATACCGTTATAAAAATCAGCAAAAAGGCATAAATTTTGGCTATTTTGTCATTTAAAATTAATAACAAAAAGAAAAAAACAGCCGCACAAGCACCTATTATCTGCCCATCATACCTAAAGGCATTTATGAAAAATGTAGCAAGATCATTAAAATTGTAAAGGCTTAAATTTCCTTGATAAAATCCCAGATAAACAACAAAAATAAGCCTTAATAACAAAAATAAAGAATACAAAAAAACAAGGAAAAATAAAGATTGATAAAGCACTGTTTTAAAAGTTTTCATCTTTTTTTCCTTAAAAAAACAATTATAAAAACTACAGTTTTAAACAAAGAAAAAAGCCACAAATACACGCAAAATAAGGAAAATAATGCATTTTCGAAACTCCCCCCCCCGCCAACAAAAACACTAAAAAGCGCTATAAAAGCCACCTTTTTATCGCAAAAATAAAGACAAAGCAAGAAAACAAAAATAAAAGGCATATAAAAAAGCTCATCATAAAAAAGTCTAGCAAAAACGAGGTCTAAATTTGACAAAAAGGCCACGGTGCCAAATATAAAAATGAGAACAAAGGCTAGAGGATTATAAGTTTTTTTAAAGAAAAAAACATTCAAAAAAGCAAAAATAAGTAAGCAAATCGCAAAAAGCGAAGGCTCATCAAAAAAGCTATAAAGAAGCTGTGCAAAGGAGTAACTTTCTAAAAAATCACTCTTATAAATAGGCACAAAGGCTAAAATACAAAGCAAGGCAAAAGCAAAGATTTTAAAAACAAATTTGCTAAAAACTGAATTTGCAAGCAAGGCTAAGGAAAGTATCAAAGCTAAGGAAGTTAAAAGCATTTTTTATCCTTAATCATATTTTCTATAAAAGCTAAGGTTTTTACATCTACCTTTATA includes:
- the ciaB gene encoding invasion protein CiaB, with the protein product MNNFKKVVKLTHKMQNQMNLAFENLDKNLNKQGKNILKLSKEKESKESKLAVLKRMLSLNESALDEILKKNYKQEKIYKIKSKIYKEVASFHMKKHKMLIKEIKKQKLLDDFYTSLLENTHKIGLIINKIAYKWGKKLHKNHSFLENKFKNLDESLEFLKENKFYNTYADGKICERSYSILDIKDENISFIPYSIAFKKEMKELEQAFDNLLTKLKIRSKNKEHKNYISYLTKLKKAFLQKDDKKLVSSWQNAELAWLKLKSPLQIAHPLEYYEDIYTKSVAFEFDVRINDEYDINSKDYSNYYENSLLKIFSKLNFKDEKLLKTCVANINKTNLYICTPMLYYGCELNGLFSAQVVPNDEMVSKKLGKKIFAFVNFVHENSKKAPFMQISSEVFDKDFLDFSRKILFQDKEKWKKVYEILTIGHEFGHIFFIDEDSELKMNESAVFKNIEEFKATSSALMCFFLDEKQDLKLAVLNDFIKRAVSLIAYQEIEDIKPYYTEALISLHILFKAKVLSFDTKLHIDFSLAAYENFKAQFIKVYEKLAKHYIDKKDAKNFLYEFCTLENKIFLPKDKECRNFVLYYYDLHKKLANKIDESVSAKDYLSS
- a CDS encoding LTA synthase family protein, yielding MKTFKTVLYQSLFFLVFLYSLFLLLRLIFVVYLGFYQGNLSLYNFNDLATFFINAFRYDGQIIGACAAVFFFLLLILNDKIAKIYAFLLIFITVFVEFANIAFYEIYQDVFNATLLGLIFDDKQAMFETALNGGFNFTYKVIIWLLLSTVFYFVFSKIFSLISKVKNYESKKTAKNSIVFAVFFLACLFAINGQIGLKGISLGKELIPVENDFLRKCTFGSFRDLAYVIKSYKKIFNSDFSDYTDKTVLESVNFFFDTNYSKQSGINLATLLSKEVENPEFKEIKHIFYVIAESYSAWHFNDEFKELGLSDNMKKFIQEYKAYKSDILHNATGTIRSLDVQISGLFNFEIPLSLSVGKSPVFKSAPAYILKDLGYKSNFYYGGSGTWQKIDVYTASQGFEKIFYNTHIIDFAKKNKLKEPYFNAWGAYDEYLYKFLLANTKEDEKSFNMILTTSYHPPYDVPLQDFNISFEKIDEFISKNSHKISDKTMLRKILSHIIYQDIQISSFIKEASAKFPNSLFVVTGDHYDMKYPFANPKFKDSNSIPLIIYSPALDIKSLSKTGSHIDILPSIVNLVAPNKYKYVSFGSPLVSTKQTKILSKEALGYLAVANDDFIYYADKLQYFDEKNQGKEDDISLAKELFERLKIAKALSYLIFKEGYELK
- a CDS encoding acyl-CoA thioesterase encodes the protein MKDMGEPKLKIVAMPSDTNPAGNIFGGWIMSQIDLAGSVAARELAPERTVTISMDKVIFKQPVYVGDILSCYAKVVKVGNTSITVDVEVIADRVNQEGFTMCVPVTSATLTFVSVTRDGKKKPIDEELKRLHGF
- a CDS encoding acyl-CoA thioesterase; protein product: MKEFTQNRSVTIAMDEIHFKKPILVGDYVLCYADIVKVGKSSMDIALRVDVKRLSDDGFCEIKDLVSAKATFVSLDKHGKKIILSEELKSKLALQQ